A stretch of DNA from Globicephala melas chromosome 19, mGloMel1.2, whole genome shotgun sequence:
AGGTTTTAACCCCGCCCCCTTCCAATCTTCTATCCCCGCCCCCTTCCAATCCCCGCGCTCAGTTCCCGCCCCCTTCGAATCCCAGCGTCCAATCCCCTCCTTCCGTTCGATTCCCAGCCCACAGACTCCTACCCGCCTGATTCTCCACCATTGGGCCTCCCCCGTTCTACGCAGCACTTCTCCTCCGAACCCGTTTCTTCGGCTCTCCAGTCCActctttgtctctcttctttctctttgaggAAGGAAGCTCAGCTTGGAACTCACAGCCCACGCGCGTGGGAGCCAGAGTGAATCTCAGCCCTACCACCCAGGAGAGGGGGGAGGACTGCTTTGGGGTCAGGTCGGCCCACCAAAACCACCCACGGAAGATGCAGCTGCAGGGATTAAGTTGGCGTGGAGGTGCTACAGCAGATTGGATTCAAGTTAGCCAGAGGGACTTCCGTGAAGGGAAAAGTGCGTGGGTAAAGGTGAGGGGCTCAGGGACCTAGCTCAGATTGGGAGGCCAGAATGGGCACAGACAAGCAGAGACTGAAACATGGAACTCTCGTTTTATTCAGCTCTGGACGTTAATATTCTTTGTCCATGCTGGGTCCGGTGTGCACGTGGTCCAGCCCAGTCGCTGCCTGGGGAGAGCCCAGGAGGTGGAGTTAGGGGAAAAGAAACTTGGGGTCACGGCCCCGATACACAGATGGGTAGACTGAAGCCAGCGGACTAGCAGAGATGTGCCCAACATCACCCAGAGAGCCGGGCACTGCGCTGGCCTCCTTGCCTCAGGCTGGGGTCCTGGAGACGCAGCAGGAGTCTGGCCGCGCGCCGCCGGCGGCGCCCATAGCTGTGGGGATCCTGAGGCTCGCGGCCCGCCTTCCCTGAGAGCTCCTTGGTGGAGGCAAAGCGGAGCCAGTATATGATCTCTGGCAGGCGGTGCGTCTGGCACGTGCCCAGTGAACAGAGGTGCCTGTGCTGCTGGGAGACCTGGCGCTGGGGCCGCCTGGGGATGGAGCGTGAGAGAAAAGCGGGTTCAAACAATCCACTCGAGAAATGGAGCCCTGTGGGCGACCCAGAACTCCGAGATTGGCGGGCGCGTTTCCTGATCAACTTCCGATTCCACCGAAGCGGAAAACCGCCTAGAGAGGTCGCACGCCCCTCGCGGTCTCCCTCCGGCTGTGTCCCCGCTGACACCGGCGTTTCTCACCTGCCCGCGGAGTCCGGGTCCCCCAGGGTGGAGGAGGCGAGGAGCAACAGCAGGAGGATGTGGGCGGTCAtcgtgggggtggggcgggcggGGTCCGAGAAACCGGTGGGTGAAGCGGGTCCTCTGGGCtgctgccccacccccttcctgggCCTGGAAAATGCCCCCTGAGCGCCTGCTTCAGTGCGAGGAATCCTGGCGTCCCCACTTCTCAGGCCGAGAAAACGGAGGCCAAGAGCCACACCACGCCAGAAGGGCAGGATTAGGATCCGGACATCCACCTCCCGCACCGCGGCCACGGAGCCCTCACGGGTCCCGCCGAGGTGCTATCTACGCCCCTGGGAAGCCTCGGGAGACGCGACCCCTTTAAGGCGGAGAGAGGAGGGGCGGGGCAGCTGACACCTGCAAGTGACGTCGCAGCTTCTGGCTTccaggaaaggggtgggggcggggaagcGCTAGGCTATTTAGATGCGAACTCACCCACATCTGTCAGGGACCAGACTAGCGTTAAGTCTCAGGGGACAGGCGACTTCCAGAGAGGGGGCTGGGCAATGTGGGACATTGGCAATTGGGACAGGTGGCAAAGACAGCCAACTGAAGTTGTAGAGTCTGAGCCCTAACACCCTCCTGGTAGAAGAGGAATAGGTGTAGACGGGTGTGGGGTGCAGGCAGGCCTAGAGCTCCAGCTGTACTGAAGCAGGTGTAGGAGGGCCATGGAAAGAAAAGCCTGGGATTCCGTCTCCGGTGATCCAGGTCGTGTGGACAGAGACCTGGGGGACCAGCTACTCGAGAAAGGAAGGGCAGGCACATGTAGACACCATGTCAGCAGCAGGGGCTGAAAAGACAGCCCCTGGGGAGTTGTGAAGCAGGGTAGTGGAGCCTCAATGTGCATCTCCGTAAAGTGTGGCAGAGGGTGGGAACCCCCCCGAGCTCCGAGCCAGGATGGGGGAGGTAGCAGGCACCCACCCCCACAAAGAACTCTATCCccggacctccctggtggtgcagtggttaagagtccgcctgccaatgcaggggacacaggttcgagccctggtcccctggtctggaaagatcccacatgcagcggagcaactaagcccatgcgccagaactactaagcctgcgctctagagcccgtgagccacaactactgagcccgtgtgccacaactactgaagcccacgtgcctagagcccatgctccgcaacaagggaagccactgcaatgagaagcccgcgcaccac
This window harbors:
- the ADM5 gene encoding putative adrenomedullin-5-like protein; the protein is MTAHILLLLLLASSTLGDPDSAGRRPQRQVSQQHRHLCSLGTCQTHRLPEIIYWLRFASTKELSGKAGREPQDPHSYGRRRRRAARLLLRLQDPSLRQGGQRSARLSG